Proteins encoded together in one Impatiens glandulifera chromosome 1, dImpGla2.1, whole genome shotgun sequence window:
- the LOC124919966 gene encoding ABC transporter C family member 10-like — protein sequence MGGLWSQESCVFDVENLMDLSTCANHTILLCFDLFLIIIFFLFLLIHKTSSKSVNYYNKITHFHGFSSWQIASASYNSALGLSYLCFSLWLKNTTSLHEWLPVLLHGAIWLSIGLSLSLKGRSFLGSSSIWILSTLIFIFSGFVFGLSLFAATLIEHFSLKITLDLLFLPGAALLLICTFKCHKHEEIENYDILSNGETTQNDDVGSFSFSGSGFFSKMTFWWLNPLMRKGREKTIEEEDIPKLREQDKADICYLLFIEQLRKQKRGSILMAIVSCFWKEILVSGFFAFLKIITLSSGPLLLNSFIKVAEGKQSFEHEGYFLAITLFFAKILESLSQRQWYFRTRLIGMKVRSLLTAAIYKKQLRLSNSAKKMHSAGEIMNYVTVDAYRIGEFPFWFHQIWTTSLQLCLALIILYNAIGLATIASLSVILITVGCNAPMAKLQHGYQSKLMSAQDERLKASSEALVNMKVLKLYAWGSHFKRVIEKLREVEYKWLSAVQIHKSYNLFIFWSSPVLVSAATFGSCYLLHVPLNASNVFTFVATLRIVQDPITLIPDVIGVVIQAKVAFARIVKFLEESELGNENCCRNKVGGEEFSVFIKADSISWETVALKPTLRNVDLEVRPGEKVAICGEVGSGKSTLLAAILGEVSNVQGSVQVHGSIAYVSQSAWIQTGTIKENIIFGSSFDSQRYQETLETCSLMKDLELLDYGDLTEIGERGVNLSGGQKQRIQLARSLYQNADVYLLDDPFSAVDAHTASSLFNEYVIKALSKKTVLLVTHQVDFLPAFDSVILMSDGEIQHAAPYNQLLASSKEFKDLVNAHKETAGSERPADTIKNKVAGSGKEEISELKMKLSSGVEEQLIKREEREVGDTGLRPYLIYLNQNKGYLFFFIGVLCHLTFVIGQILQNLWMASNVENPNVTIPWLISVYLFIGITSTVFVFIRCISNVYLGMRSSKSLFSRLLNSLFRAPMSFYDSTPLGRILSRVSSDLSIIDLDLPFSYSLSVYATINAYSNLIVLASITWQVLFVSVPMIYIAIRLQKYYYSSAKELMQINGTTKSVVANHLSESIAGAMTIRAFKEEERFFAKNLQLIDMNASPFFHSFAANEWLIQRLEILSATVLSASALCLALLPRGTFTSGMIGMALSYGLSLNMSLIFSIQLQCTLANYIVSIERLNQYMYIPSEASEIVEEARPPLNWPSVGKVEIQDLQIRYRTDAPLVLRGISCTFKGGHKIGIVGRTGSGKTTLIGALFRLVEPVGGKIIVDGIDITTIGLNDLRSRVGIIPQDPTLFTGTVRYNLDPMSQHTDHEIWEVLGKCQLEEVVHEKEHGLDSLVVEDGSNWSMGQRQLFCLGRALLRKSKILVLDEATASIDNAIDLILQKTIRTEFAECTVITVAHRIPTVMDCTMVLAMSDGKVVEFDEPIKLMNNEDSLFGKLVKEYWSHYHSADSH from the exons ATGGGTGGTCTATGGAGTCAGGAATCTTGTGTTTTTGATGTTGAAAATTTAATGGATCTTTCAACTTGTGCAAACCATACAATTCTCCTCTGTTTTGACCTatttctcatcatcatcttcttcttattccttCTGATTCACAAGACATCATCAAAATCTGTCAACTATTACAATAAGATCACTCATTTTCATGGCTTTTCAAGTTGGCAAATTGCATCCGCCAGTTATAACTCTGCATTAGGCCTGTCATATCTCTGTTTTAGCCTTTGGTTAAAGAACACCACTTCTTTACATGAATGGTTACCAGTTTTGTTGCATGGAGCAATTTGGTTGTCAATTGGGTTAAGTTTGAGTCTTAAAGGAAGAAGTTTTCTTGGTTCTTCATCAATATGGATATTGTCTACACTTATCTTCATCTTTTCTGGCTTTGTTTTCGGTTTATCGCTGTTTGCTGCAACTTTGATTGAACATTTCTCATTAAAGATAACTCTAGATCTTCTATTCCTCCCTGGAGCTGCATTATTGTTGATTTGTACCTTTAAGTGTCACAAACACGAAGAAATCGAGAATTATGACATTCTTTCGAACGGCGAGACAACTCAGAATGATGATGTTGGTTCCTTTTCATTTTCTGGATCTGGATTTTTCAGCAAAATGACATTTTGGTGGTTGAATCCACTTATGAGGAAAGGAAGGGAGAAAACCATTGAGGAAGAAGATATACCAAAATTACGTGAACAAGATAAAGCAGATATATGCTACTTGTTGTTTATAGAGCAACTAAGAAAGCAGAAAAGAGGCTCGATTTTAATGGCGATAGTCAGTTGCTTCTGGAAAGAAATTCTCGTGTCTGGATTCTTCGCATTCCTAAAGATTATCACTTTGTCTTCTGGTCCTTTGCTCCTTAATTCTTTCATTAAGGTAGCTGAAGGAAAACAGAGTTTTGAACATGAAGGTTATTTCTTGGCTATAACTCTGTTTTTTGCGAAAATACTTGAATCCTTATCACAAAGACAATGGTATTTTCGAACAAGACTTATTGGTATGAAAGTAAGGTCCTTGCTTACGGCTGCTATTTATAAGAAACAGTTAAGACTATCAAATTCCGCCAAGAAAATGCATTCAGCCGGTGAGATAATGAATTATGTAACTGTAGATGCTTATCGAATTGGAGAGTTCCCTTTTTGGTTTCATCAGATATGGACAACAAGTCTTCAGTTATGTTTAGCTCTTATAATCTTATACAATGCAATTGGTTTAGCTACAATTGCATCATTGTCTGTAATTCTTATAACCGTCGGTTGTAATGCTCCAATGGCGAAATTACAACATGGGTATCAATCTAAACTCATGTCGGCTCAAGATGAGCGGTTAAAGGCTAGCTCGGAGGCATTAGTTAACATGAAAGTGTTGAAACTTTATGCATGGGGAAGTCATTTCAAAAGGGTTATTGAAAAACTAAGGGAAGTTGAGTATAAATGGTTATCAGCAGTTCAAATCCATAAAtcttataatttgtttattttttggtCATCCCCTGTTCTTGTATCGGCTGCGACATTTGGTTCGTGTTATCTTTTACATGTGCCTTTAAATGCAAGTAATGTTTTTACATTTGTGGCTACATTGAGGATTGTTCAGGATCCTATCACTCTTATTCCTGATGTGATTGGAGTTGTTATTCAAGCTAAAGTCGCATTTGCTCGGATTGTGAAGTTTCTTGAAGAGTCTGAACTTGGAAATGAGAATTGTTGTCGAAATAAGGTCGGAGGAGAGGAGTTTAGCGTTTTTATTAAGGCGGATAGTATATCATGGGAGACGGTTGCTTTAAAGCCGACGTTGAGAAATGTTGATTTGGAAGTTAGACCGGGTGAGAAGGTGGCGATATGTGGCGAAGTTGGCTCGGGAAAATCTACATTACTTGCAGCAATTCTTGGTGAAGTTTCGAATGTCCAAGGAAGT GTTCAAGTACATGGAAGTATTGCATATGTTTCTCAATCAGCATGGATCCAAACAGGAACAATCAAAGAAAACATCATCTTCGGTTCTTCATTCGACAGTCAAAGGTATCAAGAAACATTAGAAACATGTTCCTTAATGAAAGATCTCGAGTTACTAGACTACGGAGATCTCACAGAAATAGGTGAAAGAGGCGTTAACCTTAGCGGTGGACAAAAACAACGGATTCAACTTGCCCGTTCCTTGTATCAAAACGCTGACGTATATCTACTAGACGATCCCTTCAGTGCAGTTGATGCTCATACCGCCTCAAGCTTGTTCAAT GAATATGTGATAAAGGCACTTTCAAAGAAGACAGTGTTACTTGTCACCCACCAAGTTGATTTCCTCCCCGCATTCGATTCAGTCATT CTGATGTCTGATGGAGAAATACAACATGCTGCACCATATAACCAATTGCTAGCTTCTAGTAAAGAATTTAAGGATCTGGTGAATGCCCACAAAGAAACTGCGGGCTCAGAGAGACCGGCAGACACGATTAAGAATAAGGTTGCGGGTTCAGGAAAAGAGGAGATAAGCGAGTTGAAAATGAAGTTATCGAGTGGAGTTGAAGAACAGTTGATTAAACGAGAAGAAAGGGAAGTTGGAGATACAGGTTTAAGGCCATACTTGATATACTTGAATCAGAATAAGGGATACTTGTTCTTCTTCATTGGAGTCCTTTGCCATCTTACATTTGTGATTGGACAAATTCTTCAGAATTTGTGGATGGCTTCTAATGTTGAGAATCCAAATGTTACCATACCATGGCTTATTTCAGTTTATCTATTCATAGGAATTACATCAACTGTCTTTGTGTTTATTAGATGTATTTCAAACGTTTATTTGGGAATGCGTTCTTCAAAATCCTTGTTCTCGCGGTTACTAAACTCGCTTTTTCGTGCTCCTATGTCGTTTTACGACTCCACCCCATTGGGAAGGATCCTTAGTCGG GTGTCTTCTGATTTGAGTATTATCGATCTTGATTTGCCATTCAGTTATTCATTAAGTGTTTATGCGACTATAAACGCGTACTCTAACCTCATTGTGCTCGCTTCCATTACTTGGCAAGTCCTTTTCGTGTCGGTTCCTATGATTTATATAGCCATCCGGTTACAG AAATACTACTATTCTTCTGCGAAAGAATTGATGCAAATTAACGGGACAACCAAGTCTGTTGTGGCAAATCACCTTTCGGAATCCATTGCTGGAGCGATGACAATAAGAGCTTTTAAGGAGGAAGAACGTTTTTTTGCCAAGAATCTCCAACTTATCGATATGAACGCGAGCCCGTTCTTTCATAGTTTCGCGGCTAATGAGTGGTTGATTCAACGTCTCGAAATACTTAGTGCAACTGTCCTCTCTGCATCGGCTCTTTGCTTAGCTCTGCTTCCTCGAGGAACTTTTACTTCTG GAATGATTGGAATGGCTCTATCATATGGTCTATCATTAAATATGTCCCTTATTTTCTCAATTCAGTTACAATGCACTCTTGCAAATTATATTGTCTCAATTGAAAGACTAAATCAGTATATGTATATACCAAGTGAGGCTTCAGAAATAGTGGAAGAAGCTAGACCTCCACTCAATTGGCCATCTGTGGGTAAAGTAGAGATTCAAGATTTacag ATAAGATATAGGACCGATGCACCATTAGTCCTACGAGGAATTAGTTGCACATTTAAAGGCGGGCACAAAATAGGTATTGTTGGTCGAACCGGAAGTGGAAAGACAACATTGATCGGTGCCTTATTTCGCCTAGTAGAACCGGTTGGGGGCAAGATTATAGTAGACGGTATTGACATAACAACTATTGGACTAAATGATTTGAGATCACGGGTTGGCATTATACCGCAAGATCCAACTCTTTTTACTGGAACCGTCCGATACAATCTCGACCCGATGTCCCAACACACTGACCATGAAATATGGGAG GTTCTTGGAAAGTGTCAATTAGAGGAGGTTGTGCATGAGAAAGAACATGGTCTAGATTCCTTAG TTGTTGAGGATGGTTCAAATTGGAGTATGGGACAGAGGCAGTTATTCTGCCTCGGTAGAGCTCTTCTAAGAAAGAGCAAGATCTTGGTTCTCGACGAAGCAACTGCTTCTATCGATAATGCAATCGATTTGATTCTACAAAAGACTATTAGAACCGAATTCGCAGAATGCACTGTGATAACCGTGGCTCATAGAATACCGACGGTGATGGATTGCACAATGGTTTTGGCAATGAGTGATG GAAAGGTGGTGGAATTTGATGAACCAATTAAGTTAATGAATAATGAAGACTCATTGTTTGGGAAGCTTGTGAAGGAGTATTGGTCACATTACCATTCTGCTGATTCTcattaa